A window from Trichomycterus rosablanca isolate fTriRos1 chromosome 21, fTriRos1.hap1, whole genome shotgun sequence encodes these proteins:
- the mapkapk5 gene encoding MAP kinase-activated protein kinase 5 → MSEDNNADKFIKETSILEEYSINWTQKLGAGISGPVRVCVKKSTQERLALKILIDRPKARNEVRLHMMCASHSNIVKVLEVYANNVQFPHESSPRARLLIVMEMMEGGELFHRISQHRHFTEKMASQVTKQIAQALEHCHLLNIAHRDLKPENLLFKDNSIDAPVKLCDFGFAKIDQGDLMTPQFTPYYVAPQVLEAQRRHQKEKSGIIPTSPTPYTYNKSCDLWSLGVIIYVMLCGYPPFYSKHHSRTIPKDMRKKIMTGSFDFPEDEWSQISEMAKDIVRKLLKVKPEERLTIEGVLAHPWLNCTEALDNVLPSAQMMMDKAVVAGIQQAHAEQLANMRIQDLNVSLKPLSSVNNPILRKRKLLGTRPNDGFFINDPENGAEDSNVALEKLRDVIAQCILPQAGENEDEKLNEVMHEAWRFNRDCKLLRDGLHGLSWNGMAFSDKVDRLKLAEIVKQAIEEKTLEDSH, encoded by the exons gGTGTGTGTAAAAAAATCTACACAAGAACGATTAGCTTTGAAGATCCTCATTGACAGACCTAAGGCACGCAATGAG gtaAGACTTCACATGATGTGTGCCTCACACTCAAACATTGTAAAGGTCTTGGAGGTTTATGCCAACAACGTGCAGTTTCCCCATGAATCAAGTCCGAG aGCAAGGTTATTAATTGTTATGGAGATGATGGAAGGAGGGGAGTTGTTTCACAGAATCAGCCAGCACAGACACTTTACAGAAAAGATGGCCAGCCAAGTCACTAAACAG ATTGCCCAGGCTTTGGAGCATTGTCACTTATTGAATATTGCACATAGAGACTTGAAGCCAGAGAACCTGCTGTTTAAAGACAATTCAATA GATGCTCCCGTAAAACTGTGTGATTTTGGTTTTGCCAAAATTGACCAAGGTGATCTGATGACGCCACAATTTACTCCTTACTATGTAGCACCTCAG GTATTGGAGGCACAAAGGCGCCACCAAAAAGAAAAGTCTGGAATTATACCTACCTCGCCTACCCCTTACACATACAACAAg AGCTGTGACTTGTGGTCCTTGGGTGTGATTATCTATGTGATGTTGTGCGGTTATCCTCCATTTTATTCCAAGCACCACAGCCGCACTATCCCTAAAGACATGCGCAAGAAGATCATGACAGGCAGCTTTGACTTCCCCGAAGATGAGTGGAGCCAAATATCAGAGATGGCAAAGGACATTGTTCGCAA GCTGTTGAAAGTAAAGCCTGAAGAAAGGCTTACTATTGAGGGGGTCCTGGCCCACCCCTGGCTGAACTGCACGGAGGCTTTGGACAATGTGCTTCCTTCTGCTCAGATGATGATGGATAAA gctGTTGTCGCTGGAATCCAGCAGGCCCATGCAGAGCAACTGGCCAACATGAGAATACAGGACCTTAATGTCAGCCTGAAGCCTCTCAGCTCTGTAAACAACCCTATTTTGAGGAAGCGAAAGTTACTCGG TACAAGACCAAATGATGGCTTTTTTATCAATGACCCTGAAAATGGAGCAGAAGACTCTAATGTGGCACTTGAAAAACTAAGAGATGTCATTGCGCAGTGCATTTTACCACAAGCTG GAGAAAATGAGGACGAAAAGCTGAACGAGGTGATGCATGAAGCATGGCGTTTCAACAGGGACTGCAAGCTTCTCCGTGATGGATTGCATGGGCTGAGCTGGAATG GTATGGCTTTTTCTGATAAAGTTGATCGGTTGAAATTGGCAGAGATTGTGAAACAGGCCATTGAAGAAAAAACATTAGAAGACTCCCACTAG